From Herbiconiux flava, one genomic window encodes:
- a CDS encoding DUF4233 domain-containing protein, whose amino-acid sequence MRGASVRQSLASIVLGFESIVMFFAALVIFGLKALPAPAALIGGAVLCLLLVVNVALLRFRWGYWLGWALQAVIVAACFLVPSLAIVAAIFIGLWIYCMVKGAQIDRQRAAWRAAQEAEEGDGQGGSPAAAV is encoded by the coding sequence GTGAGGGGAGCATCCGTTCGCCAGAGCCTCGCCTCGATCGTGCTCGGCTTCGAGTCGATCGTGATGTTCTTCGCGGCGCTGGTGATCTTCGGGCTGAAGGCGCTGCCGGCGCCCGCGGCCCTGATCGGCGGCGCGGTGCTCTGCCTGCTGCTCGTCGTGAACGTCGCGCTGCTGCGCTTCCGCTGGGGCTACTGGCTCGGCTGGGCGCTGCAGGCCGTGATCGTGGCGGCGTGCTTCCTCGTGCCCTCGCTCGCGATCGTCGCGGCGATCTTCATCGGCCTGTGGATCTACTGCATGGTCAAGGGCGCCCAGATCGACCGCCAGCGCGCCGCCTGGCGGGCCGCGCAGGAGGCCGAGGAGGGCGACGGGCAGGGCGGCTCCCCGGCGGCGGCCGTCTAG
- the proB gene encoding glutamate 5-kinase — MTDGHDLRAQVTERSGIPSARRVVVKVGSSSISGDNAGQIEPLVDALAAAHARGTEIILVSSGAIATGMPFLKLDARPNDLATQQAAAAVGQNVLIYRYQNSLRRFGITAGQVLLTAGDLENPTHRSNAQRAMDRLLGLRILPIVNENDTVATHEIRFGDNDRLAALVSQLVEADALVLLSDVDALYTRPPQEPGAVMISEVPIGDDLAGVTFGDIGAAGVGTGGAATKVSAARLAAAAGTAVLVTSTGRVAEALAGADIGTFFAPAP; from the coding sequence GTGACCGACGGTCACGATCTCCGCGCACAGGTCACCGAGCGCAGCGGCATCCCGTCGGCCCGGCGCGTGGTCGTCAAGGTCGGCTCGTCGTCGATCAGCGGCGACAACGCCGGGCAGATCGAGCCCCTGGTCGATGCCTTGGCCGCAGCTCACGCCCGGGGCACCGAGATCATCCTGGTCTCCTCGGGCGCGATCGCCACGGGCATGCCCTTCCTGAAGCTCGACGCCCGCCCCAACGACCTCGCCACCCAGCAGGCCGCAGCCGCGGTCGGCCAGAACGTGCTGATCTACCGCTATCAGAACAGCCTGCGGCGCTTCGGCATCACCGCCGGTCAGGTGCTGCTGACGGCGGGCGACCTCGAGAACCCGACGCACCGCTCCAACGCCCAGCGCGCCATGGACCGGCTGCTCGGCCTCCGCATCCTGCCCATCGTGAACGAGAACGACACCGTGGCCACCCACGAGATCCGCTTCGGCGACAACGACCGGCTCGCGGCCCTCGTCTCGCAGCTCGTCGAGGCCGACGCCCTCGTGCTGCTCTCCGACGTCGACGCCCTCTACACCCGCCCCCCGCAGGAGCCCGGCGCGGTGATGATCAGCGAGGTGCCCATCGGTGACGACCTGGCCGGGGTCACCTTCGGCGACATCGGCGCGGCCGGGGTCGGCACCGGGGGAGCGGCCACCAAGGTCAGCGCCGCGCGCCTCGCCGCCGCCGCCGGCACGGCCGTGCTCGTCACCTCGACGGGCCGCGTGGCCGAGGCCCTGGCGGGCGCCGACATCGGCACCTTCTTCGCGCCCGCCCCGTAG
- the ndk gene encoding nucleoside-diphosphate kinase → MTTYVEETLVLVKPDGVARNLTGEILRRIEAKGYQLVDIKLIEPDRELLASHYEEHQGKPFYEPLVEFMESGPIVALRITGNRVIEGFRSLAGTTDPTTAAPGTIRGDLARDWGLAVQQNLVHGSDSPESAQRELALWFG, encoded by the coding sequence ATGACCACCTACGTCGAAGAAACCCTCGTCCTCGTCAAGCCCGACGGCGTGGCCCGCAACCTCACCGGCGAGATCCTGCGCCGCATCGAGGCGAAGGGCTACCAGCTCGTCGACATCAAGCTGATCGAGCCCGACCGGGAGCTCCTGGCGTCGCACTACGAGGAGCACCAGGGCAAGCCGTTCTACGAGCCCCTGGTCGAGTTCATGGAGTCGGGCCCGATCGTGGCCCTGCGCATCACGGGCAACCGTGTGATCGAGGGCTTCCGATCGCTGGCCGGCACCACCGACCCCACCACGGCCGCGCCCGGCACCATCCGCGGCGACCTCGCCCGCGACTGGGGCCTCGCCGTGCAGCAGAACCTCGTGCACGGCAGCGACTCGCCCGAGTCGGCGCAGCGCGAGCTCGCCCTCTGGTTCGGCTGA
- a CDS encoding DUF4031 domain-containing protein produces the protein MTVLIDEPMWPAHGTIWGHLVSDDSLEELHRFARAAGLPPRSFDLDHYDVPVDRHDELVAAGAVPVSYRELVVRLRSSGLRVRGRDRDAERAHRGTRSAH, from the coding sequence ATGACCGTGCTGATCGACGAGCCGATGTGGCCAGCCCACGGTACCATCTGGGGCCACCTCGTCAGCGACGACTCGCTGGAGGAGCTGCACCGCTTCGCCCGGGCGGCCGGACTGCCGCCCCGCAGCTTCGATCTCGACCACTACGACGTGCCGGTGGACCGGCACGACGAGCTGGTCGCCGCGGGGGCCGTGCCCGTCAGCTACCGGGAGCTCGTGGTTCGTCTGCGCTCCAGCGGGCTGCGGGTGCGCGGGCGGGACCGCGACGCGGAGCGCGCCCACCGGGGGACGCGCTCCGCGCACTAG
- the rplU gene encoding 50S ribosomal protein L21, giving the protein MVYAVVRAGGRQEKVEVGTIVTLDRIKADENGNIELAAVLLVDGDTITSDASSLSKVKVTAEVLNDLRGPKIVIQKFKNKTGYKKRQGHRQELTRVKVTGIK; this is encoded by the coding sequence TTGGTTTACGCAGTTGTGCGCGCCGGTGGTCGGCAGGAAAAGGTCGAGGTCGGCACGATCGTCACCCTCGATCGCATCAAGGCCGACGAAAACGGCAACATCGAGCTGGCGGCCGTGCTGCTCGTCGACGGTGACACCATCACCTCCGACGCGTCGTCGCTGTCCAAGGTGAAGGTCACCGCCGAGGTCCTGAACGACCTCCGCGGCCCGAAGATCGTCATCCAGAAGTTCAAGAACAAGACCGGCTACAAGAAGCGCCAGGGCCACCGCCAGGAGCTCACCCGCGTCAAGGTCACCGGAATCAAGTAG
- the obgE gene encoding GTPase ObgE yields MVTFVDHVTLHLKAGNGGNGCVSVRREKFKPLAGPDGGNGGHGGDIVLVSDPQTTTLLGFHRAPHRSSQNGGPGMGDHRAGANGEELELPVPVGTVVKDADGAEIIDMSEPGMRFVIAEGGQGGLGNASLATTKRKAPGFALLGTDGWTGDVLLELKTVADVALVGYPSAGKSSLVAAMSAAKPKIADYPFTTLHPNLGVVESGGTRYTIADVPGLIEGASEGKGLGLEFLRHVERCSALLHVLDCATLEPGRDPISDLDVILGELGAYPVPEGQVPLLERPQLIALNKIDVPEARELAEFVKPELEERGYKVFEISTASHEGLRQLSFALAELVDRARREAAENPAPAKIVLRPKAVNESGFHIEVEGGSYGDVFRIIGTKPERWVQQTDFTNDEAVGFLADRLAKLGVEDQLFKKGAVSGSTVVIGRGNAIVFDWEPTLTSTAELVVAPRGSDPRLDGGRRRTNVERRDDYYDLMDAKAEARAELVREKEAGLWNQEDES; encoded by the coding sequence ATGGTGACTTTCGTCGACCATGTGACCCTCCATCTCAAGGCGGGCAACGGCGGCAACGGCTGTGTGTCCGTTCGCCGTGAGAAGTTCAAGCCGCTGGCCGGCCCCGACGGCGGCAACGGCGGCCACGGCGGCGACATCGTGCTCGTCAGCGACCCGCAGACCACGACGCTGCTCGGCTTCCACCGCGCCCCGCACCGCTCCTCGCAGAACGGCGGCCCCGGCATGGGCGACCACCGCGCCGGAGCGAACGGCGAGGAGCTCGAGCTCCCGGTGCCCGTCGGAACGGTCGTCAAAGACGCCGACGGCGCCGAGATCATCGACATGAGTGAGCCCGGCATGCGCTTCGTGATCGCCGAGGGCGGTCAGGGCGGCCTCGGCAACGCGTCACTCGCCACCACCAAGCGCAAAGCGCCCGGCTTCGCCCTGCTCGGCACCGACGGCTGGACCGGCGACGTGCTGCTCGAGCTCAAGACCGTCGCCGACGTCGCGCTCGTGGGCTATCCCTCGGCCGGCAAGTCGAGCCTCGTCGCCGCCATGTCGGCCGCGAAGCCGAAGATCGCCGACTACCCCTTCACCACGCTGCACCCGAACCTCGGCGTCGTCGAGTCGGGCGGCACCCGGTACACCATCGCCGACGTGCCCGGGCTCATCGAGGGCGCGAGCGAGGGCAAGGGCCTCGGCCTGGAGTTCCTCCGTCACGTCGAGCGCTGCAGCGCCCTGCTGCACGTGCTCGACTGCGCCACGCTCGAGCCCGGCCGCGACCCGATCAGCGACCTCGATGTCATCCTCGGCGAGCTCGGCGCCTACCCGGTGCCCGAGGGGCAGGTGCCGCTTCTCGAGCGCCCCCAGCTGATCGCCCTGAACAAGATCGACGTGCCCGAGGCGCGCGAGCTCGCCGAGTTCGTCAAGCCCGAGCTCGAGGAGCGCGGCTACAAGGTCTTCGAGATCTCCACCGCGAGCCACGAGGGACTCCGCCAGCTCTCGTTCGCCCTCGCCGAGCTGGTCGACCGCGCACGCCGCGAGGCCGCCGAGAACCCGGCCCCCGCGAAGATCGTGCTGCGCCCCAAGGCCGTCAACGAATCGGGCTTCCACATCGAGGTCGAGGGCGGAAGCTACGGCGACGTCTTCCGCATCATCGGCACGAAGCCGGAGCGCTGGGTGCAGCAGACCGATTTCACCAACGACGAGGCCGTCGGCTTCCTCGCCGACCGGCTCGCGAAGCTCGGCGTCGAGGACCAGTTGTTCAAGAAGGGCGCCGTCTCGGGATCGACGGTCGTCATCGGCCGCGGCAACGCGATCGTGTTCGACTGGGAGCCGACCCTCACCTCCACGGCCGAGCTCGTCGTCGCCCCGCGCGGCTCCGACCCGCGCCTGGACGGCGGGCGCCGCCGCACCAACGTCGAGCGCCGCGACGACTACTACGACCTGATGGACGCCAAGGCGGAGGCCCGGGCCGAGCTCGTGCGCGAGAAGGAAGCGGGGCTCTGGAACCAGGAGGACGAGTCGTGA
- a CDS encoding glutamate-5-semialdehyde dehydrogenase: MSDAFDEKLAAARTASLVLATATTDVKNRGLTAIAAALEAGADEILRANEVDLANGRENGLSTALQDRLRLTPERIVALAGAVREIVVLADPVGESIRGRKLPNGVRIDQVRVPFGVVGVIYEARPNVTVDIAALALKSGNAAVLRGGSAAESTNRVLVGLIQDALASAGLPPASVQTVDEFGREGGTRLMRARGAVDVLIPRGSAGLIKAVVTESQVPVIETGDGVVHVFLDASANEEWAVDIVHNAKVQRPSVCNALETLLVHEAAAERLLPTVLGRLRASGVTVHGDEATRAVFPDAVPATDEDWATEYMSLDLAVRVVASLDEAMEHIRRYSTHHTESIITDDLGNAERFLNEVDSAVVMVNASTRFTDGGEFGFGAEVGISTQKLHARGPMGLSELTSTKWTVRGSGQSRG, translated from the coding sequence ATGTCCGACGCCTTCGACGAGAAGCTGGCCGCCGCCCGAACGGCCTCCCTGGTGCTCGCCACCGCCACCACCGACGTCAAGAACCGGGGCCTCACGGCCATCGCGGCCGCGCTCGAGGCCGGCGCCGACGAGATCCTCCGGGCCAACGAGGTCGATCTCGCGAACGGCCGGGAGAACGGCCTGTCCACCGCCCTCCAGGACAGGCTGCGACTCACCCCCGAGCGCATCGTCGCCCTGGCCGGCGCGGTGCGCGAGATCGTCGTGCTGGCCGACCCGGTGGGCGAGAGCATCCGGGGCCGCAAGCTGCCGAACGGGGTGCGCATCGACCAGGTGCGGGTGCCCTTCGGTGTCGTGGGCGTCATCTACGAGGCGCGGCCGAACGTGACGGTCGACATCGCGGCCCTGGCGCTGAAGAGCGGCAACGCGGCCGTGCTGCGCGGCGGCTCGGCGGCCGAGAGCACGAACCGCGTGCTGGTCGGGCTGATCCAGGATGCCCTGGCCTCGGCCGGCCTCCCGCCGGCCTCCGTGCAGACCGTCGACGAGTTCGGGCGCGAAGGCGGCACCCGCCTGATGCGCGCCCGCGGCGCCGTCGACGTGCTCATCCCGCGCGGCAGCGCCGGCCTGATCAAGGCGGTCGTCACGGAGTCGCAGGTGCCCGTGATCGAGACGGGTGACGGTGTCGTGCACGTCTTCCTCGACGCCTCGGCGAACGAGGAGTGGGCGGTCGACATCGTGCACAACGCGAAGGTGCAGCGCCCGAGCGTCTGCAACGCGCTCGAGACGCTGCTGGTGCACGAGGCGGCGGCCGAGCGACTGCTGCCGACGGTGCTCGGCCGGCTGCGGGCATCCGGGGTGACCGTGCACGGCGACGAGGCGACCCGCGCCGTCTTCCCCGACGCCGTACCCGCCACCGACGAGGACTGGGCGACCGAGTACATGAGCCTCGACCTGGCCGTGCGCGTGGTGGCCTCGCTCGACGAGGCGATGGAGCACATCCGCCGCTACTCGACCCATCACACCGAGTCGATCATCACCGACGACCTCGGCAACGCCGAGCGCTTCCTGAACGAGGTCGACAGCGCCGTGGTGATGGTGAACGCCTCCACCCGCTTCACCGACGGGGGCGAGTTCGGCTTCGGGGCCGAGGTGGGCATCTCGACGCAGAAGCTGCACGCGCGCGGACCGATGGGGCTCTCGGAGCTCACCAGCACGAAGTGGACGGTGCGGGGGTCGGGCCAGTCCCGCGGTTAG
- the rpmA gene encoding 50S ribosomal protein L27 yields the protein MAHKKGASSTRNGRDSNAQRLGVKRFGGQVVGAGEIIVRQRGTHFHPGVNVGRGGDDTLFALSAGSVEFGRKGGRKVVNIVAAVAE from the coding sequence ATGGCACACAAAAAGGGTGCGAGCTCCACTCGCAACGGTCGTGACTCCAACGCTCAGCGTCTGGGTGTCAAGCGCTTCGGCGGCCAGGTCGTCGGCGCCGGCGAGATCATCGTCCGCCAGCGCGGCACTCACTTCCACCCCGGCGTGAACGTCGGCCGTGGCGGCGACGACACGCTGTTCGCCCTCTCGGCCGGTTCGGTCGAGTTCGGCCGGAAGGGCGGCCGCAAGGTCGTCAACATCGTCGCGGCGGTCGCGGAGTAA
- the nadD gene encoding nicotinate-nucleotide adenylyltransferase, producing the protein MTSSMPAGHPSSEPAGDPAEQPEGEQTREGSGRRRIGVMGGTFDPVHHGHLVAASEVATSFDLDEVVFVPTGRPWHKEPVTPAEHRYLMTVIATASNPRFTVSRVDIDRGGVTYTIDTLRDLQTAHPDADLFFISGADAIAQILNWKDVDALWDLAHFVAVSRPGHTFAVSSLPRHDVSYLEVPALAISSTDCRSRVGRGFPVWYLVPDGVVQYITKHHLYRSVE; encoded by the coding sequence ATGACGTCTTCGATGCCCGCGGGGCACCCGAGCAGCGAGCCTGCGGGCGACCCGGCCGAGCAGCCTGAGGGCGAGCAGACCCGTGAGGGCTCCGGCCGACGCCGCATTGGCGTGATGGGCGGCACCTTCGACCCCGTGCACCACGGCCACCTCGTGGCCGCGAGCGAGGTCGCCACCTCCTTCGACCTCGACGAGGTCGTCTTCGTGCCCACCGGGCGGCCCTGGCACAAGGAGCCGGTCACTCCCGCCGAGCACCGCTACCTCATGACGGTCATCGCGACCGCCTCGAACCCCCGCTTCACCGTCAGCCGCGTCGACATCGACCGCGGCGGCGTCACGTACACGATCGACACGCTGCGCGACCTGCAGACGGCCCACCCCGACGCCGACCTCTTCTTCATCTCGGGGGCCGACGCCATCGCGCAGATCCTGAACTGGAAGGACGTCGACGCGCTCTGGGATCTCGCCCATTTCGTGGCGGTCTCCCGGCCCGGTCACACCTTCGCGGTTTCCTCTTTGCCGCGGCACGACGTAAGCTATCTGGAAGTTCCGGCGCTTGCGATATCGTCCACTGACTGTCGCAGCCGGGTCGGCCGGGGTTTTCCGGTGTGGTACTTGGTACCCGACGGTGTCGTTCAGTACATCACCAAGCACCATCTATATCGGAGTGTTGAATGA
- a CDS encoding Rne/Rng family ribonuclease, whose protein sequence is MVENSSHNDNDTNNQEGTGRRKTRLFGGRRAGKKTDAPVTSYRDAPTSPEPEPAASAEPGVPADVLQAPAEAPAAEVPADAGEAPADASEVPSDASEVPAADEPEAPVLEAGPHDDEPGLAPFSAAGSAFQAPERPRALSTTSLIFQAPDLPDLPPLPPRDRDPRDRDRDRDPRDREPRDRDPRDRDPRDRDEQAAESSVRRRSRRRSGEETRGGQDDPENTVVKVRTPREREERQPELITEPQRIKGSTRLEAKKQRRRDGRDAGRRRPVVTEAEFLARREAVDRQMVVRAKNDKIQIAVLEDGVLVEHYVAKAQDASLIGNVYLGKVQNVLPSMEAAFVDIGRGRNAVLYSGEVDWDAAAENNEGKGSQPRRIELALKSGDTVLVQVTKDPVGHKGARLTSQVSLPGRYLVYVPNGSMNGISRKLPDTERARLKRILKEVLPENVGVIVRTASEGATEEQLTLDVNRLTAQWAHISEQVQKQQAPHLLHSEPDLLIKIVRDVFNEDFHKLVISGDEARATIENYLAAVAPDLLDRVEKYEGEKDAFDEYRVSEQIEKALDRKVWLPSGGSLVIDRTEAMTVVDVNTGKFVGSGGNLEETVTKNNLEAAEEIVRQLRLRDIGGIIVVDFIDMVLESNRDLVLRRLIECLSRDRTKHQVAEVTSLGLVQMTRKKLGLGLLESFSEPCEQCAGRGIIVHHDPVVKHRSSQQPAGGSNGGSGNGGSTGSNGAGRRNGRGGSNGGANGSGSNGNGSGANGSGSQTAPVGGTHAITENAKNALAQIAASTIAASAITAAKHTGDEVPDAGSAPVTETAAAPSDAPTAVAEAPAAEAVRGPDAAVAAERSTRRRKSRHSRGDAEQAPATEAPASEAPASEASAAEAPAAEAPAAAPAGAPATGAAPEETAPAQPASAPSFDEVAAPVSTAPAVDPEAAPQAPVSDPEPAIAILDIPVTKAARAPRVKPEEASHLLDSVLDALPAPKQPGQGRSRSRRVSTTAVVSAPAESSDS, encoded by the coding sequence ATGGTGGAGAACAGTTCACACAATGACAACGACACGAACAACCAGGAGGGAACGGGCCGGCGCAAGACGCGGCTGTTCGGCGGTCGCCGAGCAGGCAAGAAGACGGATGCTCCGGTGACCTCCTACCGCGACGCCCCCACGTCGCCCGAGCCGGAGCCCGCGGCATCGGCCGAGCCCGGGGTGCCCGCTGACGTGCTTCAGGCCCCCGCCGAGGCGCCCGCCGCCGAGGTGCCCGCGGATGCAGGCGAGGCCCCTGCGGATGCGTCCGAGGTCCCCTCCGATGCGTCCGAGGTCCCCGCCGCCGACGAGCCGGAGGCTCCCGTGCTCGAGGCCGGCCCGCACGACGACGAGCCGGGCCTCGCCCCGTTCAGCGCCGCGGGTTCCGCCTTCCAGGCGCCCGAGCGCCCGCGGGCGCTCAGCACCACCTCGCTGATCTTCCAGGCGCCCGACCTCCCCGACCTCCCGCCGCTGCCGCCGCGCGACCGCGACCCGCGGGACCGGGATCGGGACCGCGACCCGCGCGACCGTGAACCCCGCGATCGCGACCCGCGAGACCGTGACCCCCGCGACCGCGACGAGCAGGCCGCGGAGTCCTCTGTGCGCCGCCGCTCCCGTCGCCGCTCGGGCGAGGAGACCCGCGGAGGCCAGGACGACCCCGAGAACACCGTCGTCAAGGTGCGCACCCCGCGCGAGCGCGAGGAGCGCCAGCCCGAGCTCATCACCGAGCCGCAGCGCATCAAGGGCTCCACCCGCCTCGAGGCCAAGAAGCAGCGCCGCCGCGACGGTCGCGACGCCGGCCGCCGCCGCCCCGTGGTGACCGAGGCCGAGTTCCTCGCCCGCCGCGAGGCCGTCGACCGCCAGATGGTCGTGCGCGCCAAGAACGACAAGATCCAGATCGCCGTGCTGGAAGACGGCGTGCTGGTCGAGCACTACGTCGCCAAGGCGCAGGATGCCTCGCTGATCGGCAACGTCTACCTCGGCAAGGTGCAGAACGTGCTGCCGAGCATGGAGGCCGCCTTCGTGGACATCGGGCGCGGCCGCAACGCCGTGCTCTACTCCGGCGAGGTCGACTGGGACGCCGCGGCCGAGAACAACGAGGGCAAGGGCTCGCAGCCCCGCCGAATCGAGCTCGCGCTGAAGTCGGGCGACACCGTGCTCGTTCAGGTCACCAAAGACCCGGTCGGCCACAAGGGCGCCCGTCTCACCAGCCAGGTCAGCCTCCCGGGCCGCTACCTCGTCTACGTGCCCAACGGCTCGATGAACGGCATCTCGCGCAAGCTCCCCGACACCGAGCGGGCCCGCCTGAAGCGCATCCTCAAGGAGGTGCTGCCCGAGAACGTGGGCGTCATCGTGCGCACCGCGTCCGAGGGCGCCACCGAGGAGCAGCTGACGCTCGACGTCAACCGCCTCACGGCTCAGTGGGCCCACATCAGCGAGCAGGTGCAGAAGCAGCAGGCGCCGCACCTGCTGCACTCCGAGCCCGACCTCCTGATCAAGATCGTGCGCGACGTCTTCAACGAGGACTTCCACAAGCTCGTCATCTCGGGCGACGAGGCCCGCGCGACCATCGAGAACTACCTCGCCGCCGTCGCGCCCGACCTGCTCGACCGCGTCGAGAAGTACGAGGGCGAGAAAGACGCCTTCGACGAGTACCGCGTCTCGGAGCAGATCGAGAAGGCCCTCGACCGCAAGGTCTGGCTGCCCTCGGGCGGCTCGCTCGTGATCGACCGCACCGAGGCCATGACCGTGGTCGACGTGAACACCGGCAAGTTCGTCGGCTCGGGAGGCAACCTCGAGGAGACCGTGACGAAGAACAACCTCGAGGCCGCCGAGGAGATCGTGCGCCAGCTTCGTCTGCGCGACATCGGCGGCATCATCGTCGTCGACTTCATCGACATGGTGCTCGAGTCCAACCGCGACCTGGTGCTCCGGCGCCTGATCGAGTGCCTCAGCCGCGACCGCACGAAGCACCAGGTCGCCGAGGTCACCTCGCTCGGCCTCGTGCAGATGACCCGCAAGAAGCTCGGCCTGGGCCTCCTGGAGTCGTTCAGCGAGCCCTGTGAGCAGTGCGCCGGCCGCGGCATCATCGTGCACCACGACCCCGTGGTGAAGCACCGCTCGAGCCAGCAGCCCGCGGGCGGCTCCAACGGCGGCTCCGGCAACGGCGGCTCCACCGGCTCGAACGGCGCCGGCCGCCGCAACGGCCGCGGCGGCTCGAACGGCGGGGCCAACGGCTCCGGCTCGAACGGCAACGGCTCCGGCGCGAACGGCTCCGGATCGCAGACGGCCCCCGTCGGCGGCACCCACGCCATCACCGAGAACGCCAAGAACGCCCTCGCCCAGATCGCGGCCTCCACGATCGCGGCTTCCGCGATAACCGCGGCGAAGCACACCGGTGACGAGGTTCCGGATGCCGGTTCCGCGCCCGTGACCGAGACCGCAGCCGCCCCGTCCGACGCCCCCACGGCCGTCGCCGAGGCGCCCGCCGCCGAGGCCGTCCGCGGCCCTGACGCGGCGGTCGCGGCCGAGCGCTCGACCCGGCGCCGCAAGTCGCGCCACTCGCGCGGCGACGCCGAGCAGGCACCCGCGACGGAGGCACCCGCGTCGGAGGCACCCGCGTCGGAGGCATCCGCCGCAGAGGCACCGGCGGCAGAGGCACCCGCGGCAGCACCGGCCGGGGCACCCGCCACCGGGGCCGCCCCGGAGGAGACCGCGCCGGCCCAGCCGGCCTCGGCCCCCTCGTTCGACGAGGTCGCCGCCCCGGTGTCCACCGCGCCAGCGGTCGACCCGGAGGCCGCCCCCCAGGCCCCCGTGTCCGACCCCGAGCCCGCCATCGCGATCCTCGACATCCCCGTCACGAAGGCCGCCCGCGCCCCGCGGGTGAAGCCCGAGGAGGCCTCGCACCTGCTCGACTCGGTGCTCGACGCCCTCCCGGCGCCGAAGCAGCCCGGACAGGGCCGCTCGCGCAGCCGTCGCGTGTCGACGACCGCCGTCGTCTCGGCGCCCGCGGAGTCGAGCGACTCCTGA
- the rsfS gene encoding ribosome silencing factor: MTASTASIELAQLAAQAADSKQAENLVALDVSGPLPLADVFLLASGRNERNVVAIAEEIQDRLGESGSKVLRREGMSEGRWILLDFGDLVVHVFHEEDRMYYSLERLWKDCPVVPLAVTAAEA; encoded by the coding sequence GTGACCGCTTCCACCGCATCCATCGAACTCGCTCAGCTGGCCGCCCAGGCCGCCGACTCCAAGCAGGCCGAGAACCTCGTCGCCCTCGACGTCTCGGGGCCGCTGCCCCTCGCCGACGTGTTCCTGCTCGCCTCGGGCCGCAACGAGCGCAACGTCGTCGCCATCGCCGAGGAGATCCAGGACAGGCTGGGCGAGAGCGGCAGCAAGGTCCTGCGCCGCGAGGGCATGTCCGAGGGGCGATGGATCCTGCTCGACTTCGGCGACCTCGTCGTGCACGTCTTCCACGAGGAGGACCGCATGTACTACTCGCTCGAGCGGCTCTGGAAGGACTGCCCGGTCGTGCCCCTCGCGGTCACCGCCGCCGAGGCCTGA
- a CDS encoding vitamin K epoxide reductase family protein, producing MPAETAEYRRPIGLAVLLIVAGLLGWYASFDLTLEKIQTLINPDYVPSCNISPLVTCGPNMASSQGSVFGFPNPIIGVAAFIAPIVVGMAILAGARFAKWFWVLFNLGFVGAVAFIVWLMSVSIFVLGTLCPYCMLVWAVVIPMFWYVTAYNVKQGHFGNGRGSREIAALVYPWVWTLVLLSYLVIVVLAQLRLDALTTILRTL from the coding sequence GTGCCTGCCGAAACAGCTGAATACCGCCGCCCGATCGGCCTCGCCGTTCTGCTCATCGTGGCGGGCCTCCTGGGCTGGTACGCCTCGTTCGATCTGACGCTCGAGAAGATCCAGACGCTGATCAACCCCGACTACGTCCCGAGCTGCAACATCTCGCCGCTCGTCACCTGCGGGCCCAACATGGCGAGCTCGCAGGGCTCGGTGTTCGGCTTCCCGAACCCGATCATCGGCGTCGCGGCGTTCATCGCGCCGATCGTGGTGGGCATGGCCATCCTGGCCGGGGCGCGCTTCGCGAAGTGGTTCTGGGTGCTGTTCAACCTCGGCTTCGTGGGCGCCGTGGCGTTCATCGTGTGGCTGATGAGCGTGAGCATCTTCGTGCTCGGCACCCTCTGCCCCTACTGCATGCTCGTCTGGGCCGTTGTCATCCCGATGTTCTGGTACGTCACGGCGTACAACGTGAAGCAGGGCCACTTCGGCAACGGGCGCGGCAGCCGCGAGATCGCGGCGCTCGTCTACCCCTGGGTGTGGACGCTGGTGCTGCTGAGCTACCTGGTGATCGTGGTGCTGGCGCAGCTGAGGCTGGACGCCCTCACCACGATCCTCCGCACGCTCTAG